The nucleotide window CGATCGACAGCTCGCGTTTCCAGCCGGCCACCGATGCGCTGCGTCAGGCTGCGCGTCAGCAACTGACGCTGCCGCAGGCGGCGACAGTGATGATTTATGTCGGCTCCGGCTTTGAGCGCAAAGGGCTGAAGGCCGCCATTGAAGCCGTTGCCCGCAGCGACCGCTACCTGATTGTCGTCGGTCAGGACAAACATCTGTCGCGCTATCAGCAGCTGGCCAGCCAGCTCAACTGCTCTGACAGGTTACGCTTCGTGGGCGTGCAGCAGGATGTGCAGCCGTTCTACCATGCCGCCGATGCGCTGCTGCTGCCGACGCTGTACGATCCGTTCCCGAATGTGGTGCTGGAAGCCATGGCGTGCGGCCTGCCGGTGATCACCAGTACCGGCTGCGGTGGGGCGGAATTTATCACTGCTGGTCAGGAAGGCTTTGTCTGCGATGCGCTGGATATCAGGGCGTTAAGCGAAGCCGTCAACGCCATACCGCCACTTTCACGGGATTCCGCGATGGGCGAGGCGGCACGACGCAGAATTCTGCCTTTTGGACCGCAGCGGCTGGCACAGTCACTGACATCGCTCTATCAGCAGGTGCTGAACACCCGCTGACGAAGTGGTATGAGCAGGCGGCTGATTTCTGTTAATATGCCGCCTTTCATGTGTTTTTTGACGCGATTGTGTCGTAACGATAACTATGACGACTCTCTACACAGCCCTGCTCTACCTGATTCAGCCACTCATCTGGCTGCGCCTGTGGCTGCGCGGTCGAAAAGCACCGGCCTATCGCAAACGCTGGGCGGAACGCTACGGCTACTGCAGCGGAAAAGTGGAACCGCACGGTATTGTGCTGCATTCGGTTTCCGTGGGAGAAACCCTGGCAGCCGTGCCGCTGGTGCGGGCGCTGCGCCATCGTTATCCGACGCTGCCGATCACCGTCACCACCATGACGCCGACCGGCTCCGAGCGCGCGCAGTCCGCGTTCGGCAAAGATGTGCACCACGTTTACCTGCCTTACGACTTGCCCGGCTCCATCAACCGTTTCCTCGACACCGTGAATCCGCGCCTGGTGATCATCATGGAAACCGAGCTGTGGCCCAACATTATCCGTATTCTGCATCAGCGCCAGATTCCGCTGGTGATCGCCAACGCGCGCCTCTCAGAGCGCTCGGCCCGAGGGTATAAAAAACTCGGCGGTTTCATGCGCGATCTGCTGCAGCGCATTACGCTGATTGCCGCGCAGAATGCCGAAGATGGCGACCGTTTTCTCAGCCTCGGGCTGAAACGTTCGCACCTGGCGGTGACCGGCAGCCTCAAATTTGATATTTCCGTCACGCCGGAGCTGGCAGCGCGGGCCGTTACGCTGCGCCGTCAGTGGGCTTCACGCCGCCCGGTGTGGATCGCCACCAGCACCCATGAAGGTGAAGAAGCCATCGTGCTGGACGCCCACCGTCAGCTGCTGCAGCACTTCCCGGATTTGCTGCTGATACTGGTGCCACGTCATCCGGAGCGCTTCAAAGATGCCTGCGATCTGACACAAAAACGCGGTTTCAGCTTCACCCTGCGCAGCAGTGGCGAAATCCCGTCCGGCGCCACCCAGGTGGTGATCGGCGACACTATGGGTGAACTGATGCTGCTTTACGGCATTGCCGATCTGGCGTTTGTCGGCGGCAGCCTGACAGAACGCGGCGGACATAATCCGCTGGAACCGGCAGCGCATGCTATTCCGGTGCTGATGGGGCCGCACACCTGGAACTTCAAAGATATCTGCGCCAAATTACAGCAGGCCGAAGGGCTAATTACCGTCACTGACGCGGCCTCGCTGGAAAAACAGGTCGCCAACCTGCTGCAGGATGATGACTACCGCCGCTATTATGGTCGCCATGCCGTAGAGGTGCTGCATCAGAATCAGGGCGCACTGCAGCGTCTGCTACAGTTACTCGAACCGCATTTACCGCCACGGGCCCATTAACGCATGTCACAACGCCAACGCCTCTCTGTGGTGATGATCGCCAAAAACGAAGCGGAACTGCTGCCGGAGGCGCTGGACTCGGTCAGCTGGGCCGATGAAATTGTGCTGCTGGATGCCGGCAGCCGCGACGCCACTGCAGACGTGGCGCGCGCGCACGGTGCTCAGGTCTATCAGGCCGATGCCTGGGCTGGCTTTGGCAGGCAGCGCCAGCGCGCGCAGGCGTTTGCCACCGGCGATATGATCCTGATGCTCGACGCCGATGAGCGCGTCACGCCTGAACTGCGCCGCGCCATTGAGCAGGTGCTGGTGCAGCCCCCGTCCGACACGGTCTACAGCCTGGGCCGCAGCAATCTGTTTCTGGGCCGCTTTATGCGCCACAGCGGCTGGTATCCGGACCGCGTCATGCGCCTTTATCCGCGCCATCTCAGCTACAACGATAATCTGGTGCATGAA belongs to Candidatus Pantoea soli and includes:
- a CDS encoding glycosyltransferase family 4 protein, whose protein sequence is MTKLRLAIVRQKYRPDGGAERFISRALEALDSDQLDLNIITRSWQGTPNPAWHLHICNPAKWGRISRERGFARAARACWEREQFDIVQSHERIAGCDIFRAGDGVHRVWLEQRARIVSPWQRLSPYHRYVLQAEAEMFNAPTLKAVICNSEMVKQDILRHFSLDAGRIHVIHNAIDSSRFQPATDALRQAARQQLTLPQAATVMIYVGSGFERKGLKAAIEAVARSDRYLIVVGQDKHLSRYQQLASQLNCSDRLRFVGVQQDVQPFYHAADALLLPTLYDPFPNVVLEAMACGLPVITSTGCGGAEFITAGQEGFVCDALDIRALSEAVNAIPPLSRDSAMGEAARRRILPFGPQRLAQSLTSLYQQVLNTR
- the waaA gene encoding lipid IV(A) 3-deoxy-D-manno-octulosonic acid transferase, with protein sequence MTTLYTALLYLIQPLIWLRLWLRGRKAPAYRKRWAERYGYCSGKVEPHGIVLHSVSVGETLAAVPLVRALRHRYPTLPITVTTMTPTGSERAQSAFGKDVHHVYLPYDLPGSINRFLDTVNPRLVIIMETELWPNIIRILHQRQIPLVIANARLSERSARGYKKLGGFMRDLLQRITLIAAQNAEDGDRFLSLGLKRSHLAVTGSLKFDISVTPELAARAVTLRRQWASRRPVWIATSTHEGEEAIVLDAHRQLLQHFPDLLLILVPRHPERFKDACDLTQKRGFSFTLRSSGEIPSGATQVVIGDTMGELMLLYGIADLAFVGGSLTERGGHNPLEPAAHAIPVLMGPHTWNFKDICAKLQQAEGLITVTDAASLEKQVANLLQDDDYRRYYGRHAVEVLHQNQGALQRLLQLLEPHLPPRAH
- a CDS encoding glycosyltransferase family 2 protein, yielding MSQRQRLSVVMIAKNEAELLPEALDSVSWADEIVLLDAGSRDATADVARAHGAQVYQADAWAGFGRQRQRAQAFATGDMILMLDADERVTPELRRAIEQVLVQPPSDTVYSLGRSNLFLGRFMRHSGWYPDRVMRLYPRHLSYNDNLVHESLETQGAPVVALTGDLQHLTCRDLIAFQRKQMNYAEAWAQERFQRGKQCGLFSIFSHTAGAFLKTLLLRAGFLDGRQGWILAVVNAQYTFNKYAALWALHHTVKQGRV